In Microbacterium terrisoli, the genomic stretch GCCCCTCGTCCAGGCCTCGATCGCCCGAACGCCTGTCGCGCGGGGGCTCGGCATCGGAAGGCATCGCATCCACGATAACCTGAAGTGTCATGCTCGAACTCGATCTGTCCACCGACATCCATGCCTTGCGCTCCACCTTCGCCGAGATCAAGGCGGTGGCCGACGTCCCTGCGCTGCAGGCCGACATCCAGCGGCTGAGCGCCGAAGCCGGCGCCCCCGACCTGTGGGACGACGTCGAGAAGGCGCAGAAGGTCACGAGCGCTCTCAGCCACCGGCAGGCCGACCTCAAGCGCGTCACCGAGATCGAGCAGCGCCTCGACGACCTCGAGGTGCTCGTCGAACTCGCCGTCGAGCTCGAAGACGAAGACTCGGCCGCCGAGGCGCGCCGCGAGCTCGCCGACCTCGACGAGACGATCGGTCAGCTCGAGGTGCAGACCCTTCTGGACGGCGAGTACGACGATCGGGCCGCGGTGGTCACGATCCGCTCGGGTGCCGGCGGCGACGACGCCACCGACTTCGCCGAGATGCTCATGCGCATGTACCTGCGCTGGGCCGAGCGTCACAAGTATCCCGTCAAGGTCATGGACACCTCCTACGCCGAGGGCGCCGGCATCAAGTCGGCCACGTTCGAGATCGATGCGCCGTATGCGTACGGCACCCTGTCGGTGGAGGCGGGCACGCATCGTCTGGCGCGCATCAGTCCGTTCGGCTCTGCCGACAAGCGGCAGACCAGCTTCGCCGCCGTCGAGGTCATCCCGGTCATGGAGGAGGCCGTCGAGGTCGAGATCCCCGAGACCGACATCCGTGTGGACGTCTTCCGTTCGTCGGGGCCTGGCGGCCAGTCGGTGAACACGACCGACTCCGCGGTGCGCCTCACGCACATCCCGACCGGCATCGTCGTGTCGATGCAGAACGAGAAGTCGCAGATCCAGAACCGCGCCGCCGCGATGCGCGTGCTGCAGACCCGACTGCTGCTGCTCAAGCGCGAAGAAGAGGCGGCGAAGAAGAAGGAGTTGGCCGGCACGATCACGGCGAGCTGGGGCGATCAGATGCGCTCGTACTTCCTGTACGGCCAGCAGCTGGTCAAAGACCTGCGCACCGGGTACGAGGTCGGCAACCCCGCCCCCGTCTTCGACGGAGACCTCGACGGATTCATCGCGGCAGGCATCCGCTGGCGCAAGCGCAAGGATGACGACTGATCCGACCCGCCGTGGTGTCGCTGCGCAGATCGCGCATCATCGCGCTTAGGCTCGTTGAGCCATGATCCGGTTCGAACACGTCACCAAACGGTATCGCGGCACGTCGAAACCTGCGCTGCATGATGTGGACTTCGAGGTGCAACGCGCGGAGTTCGTCTTCCTCGTCGGCCCGTCGGGCTCCGGCAAGTCGACCTGCCTGCGCATGATCCTTCGCGAAGAGACACCCAGCGAGGGCCGTGTGGTGGTGCTGGGGCGTGACCTGCGCGCGCTGTCCAGCCGCAAGGTCCCGTACTTCCGTCGCCACATCGGTGCGGTGTTCCAGGACTTCCGGCTGCTGCCGGCCAAGACGATCTTCCAGAATGTCGCCTTCGCCCTGCAGGTCATCGGCTCGTCTCGGGCCTTCATACGCCAGGCAGTGCCCGAGGCGCTCGCGCTGGTGGGACTGCAAGACATGGGCAAGCGGCTGCCGCACGAACTGTCGGGCGGCGAGCAGCAGCGGGTGGCGATCGCGCGCGCGATCGTGAACCGCCCGCAGATCCTGCTGGCCGACGAGCCGACCGGCAACCTTGACCCGGCCACGTCGGTGGACATCATGCGGTTGCTCGCGCGCATCAACGCCACCGGCACCACCGTGGTGATGGCCACGCACGAGGCCGGTTTCGTCGATGAGATGAAGCGTCGCGTGATCGAGCTGCACGAGGGCGACATGGTGCGCGATGAGCGGCACGGTGGCTACGGCGACACGTCGAGCCTGCCGAGCCTGGCACCGGCACCTGAGCGCGGTGCGGCATCGGTGGCGGCGCTGACCGCCGTGCTCGAGGTGCACCGCGAGACCGTCACGCCGGGTCCGGCTGCGGCTTCAGCGGCGGCTTCAGAGCGGGATGCCGCGGCCGCCGCTCCGGCACAGCCCGAACCGGCACGGCCCGAACCGGCACGGCCCCAGCCGGCAAAGCCCCAGAAGGTCGAGACGTCCGCGCCCGCCGTTCCCGACGTGTCGGACGCGCCCGCCGCCGACACCGAGAACGACACCGCCCCGGGCGTGCCGACGCTCCCGGGCATGGACGTGGACCTGGACGAGTTGGGACTGGCCGACCGGCTGGGGCTGCGCGACGGCGACGGCGACGAAGAAGTGGGACCGACGCGATGAGGGCGGGGCTGATCTTCGGCGAGGCGCTGAACGGACTGCGCCGCAATGCGTCGATGGTGATCTCGATCGTGCTGGTCACGTTCGTGTCGCTGACGTTCGTGGGCGCGGCGATCCTGATGCAGGCCCAGATCGGCACGATGCGCGACTTCTGGACCGGGCGCGCGCAGGTGCAGGTCTCGATGTGCGTCGACGGCGCACGCGAGGCCACGTGCGACCAGGGGGCAGCGACGAAGGCGCAGATCGAGGCCGTGAGGGAGCGACTGGACACGGGCGGGCTGAAGCCGCTGATCTCCAAGTACCGGTTCGAGACGCCGGAACAGGCGTACAAGAACGCACTCGAGCTGCTCGGCAGCGATTACAAAGACATCCTCTCGCCCAGTCAGTTCGGCGCGAGCTTCTACATCAACCTCGTCGATCCGGAGAACTCCGCCGTGATCACCGAGGCGTTCTCGGGCAAGAAGGGTGTGCAGACCGTCCAAGACCAGATGAAGCTGCTGCAGCCGCTGTTCTCCGCGTTGACGGTTGCCACCTACATCGCCGTGGGCATCGCCGGCCTCATGCTCGTGGCCGCGGTGCTGCTGATCGCGACCACCATTCGGCTGTCGGCGTATGCCCGACGCCGTGAGCTGCGCATCATGCGGCTGGTCGGGGCATCCAACAGATTCATCCAGACCCCGTTCATCCTCGAGGGGGTGTTAGCCGCGCTGATCGGATCGGTGCTGGCCGGAGTCGCGGTGTGGGCGGGTGTGCAGTTCGGCGTGCACGGATATCTGCGCTCGCGCGTCGACTTCATCACAACCTGGGTGGATATGCGCGATGTGGCATACGTCGTGCCGATCCTCATCGTGATCGGGGTGGTGCTCGCCGCCGTGTCGGCGGGCTTCGCCATCCGGCGTTGGCTGCGCGCATAGCGCGCACGGCCCATGCGATAGAGTTGTGGGCTGCCTCCGTGACGCGGAGGCGGCATCCATCATTCACTCTGAAGCATCCCCCTCAGGAGCATCATGCCGAAGGAACGCGGCGAGAAGGTCGTGGCGACCAATCGTCGCGCGCGCCACGACTACACGATCGAGAAGACATACGAGGCGGGTCTCGTCCTCACCGGCACCGAGGTCAAGTCGCTGCGCGAGGGGCGGGCGAATCTCACCGACGGCTATGCCTACATCGACGGCGGCGAGGCGTTTCTGGATGCCGTGAACATTCCGCAGTATGTGCAGGGCAATTGGACCAATCACGCCGCCAAGCGCACCCGCAAACTGCTGCTGCACAAAGAAGAGATCGTGCGGCTCTCGCACGCCGTGTCGGCCGGCGGCTACACGCTCGTGCCGCTCAAGCTGTATTTCTCCGACGGGCGGGCGAAGGTCGAGATCGCGGTTGCCAAGGGCAAGCGCGAGTATGACAAGCGCCAGACCCTGCGCGAGAAGCAGGATAAGCGCGAGGCCGAGCGCGCCATGCGCACGCGCAACCGCATGGGGGACTGATCAGACGATCGGCTCGGCGTCGCGGGTGTCGGCGTGGCCCGTGTGCTGATCGCTGAACGCGGTCTTGGGCACGACCAGCAGCAGCACTGCCGCCACCAGTGCCGTGGCGCCGCACACGACCCACACGGTCACATAGCCGGCGAACGATCCGGCCGTGCTGTCGGCGCCGCCGGCGTGCGTGACGCCCTGCAGCAGTGCGATGCCGAACACGCACGATGCGATCGCGCCGCCCACGGTCTTCACCGAATTGGTCAGCCCGGTGGCCACTCCGGTCTGGGTGTGCGCGGCGGCGGATGCCGCGGCCGCCGGCAGTGCTGCCACCAGCGCGCCCGACCCGATGCCGACGATGACCATGTTGACGATGACCTGCAGATAGGCGGCGTGCAACGGCACGAACAGGAGGAATCCGACGCCGACGAGCACGGCCGCGACGATCAGAGTGATGCGCGGCGAGATCAGTCGCGCCGCCAGGGGGAAGGCGAGGGCCCCCGCGATCATCGCGATCAGGTAGATCCCGATGATCAGCGACGTCGCGAACCCGCTGGTGCCCAGGCCATAGCCGTACACCGCCGGGTCGGTGCGTGCGAACGTCGACAGCGGTGCCTGGGCGCCCAGCACGCTCACGCCGAACAGGCCCGCGGTCAGGAACACCGGGCCCAGAGCGGGTGAGCGGAACATCCGCACGTCGATCAGCGGATCGTCTTGACGCAGTTCCCACAGCACGAAGGGCACGACCAGCGCGATGCCCAGGAGCACGACGATCCACGACAGGAGGTCGCCCGGACCGTTCAGGCGCAGCAGGCTCAGGCCGCCGGTGAACGCGATCAATGCGATCGAGATGAGCACCACGCCGACGGTGTCGAACACGCCGCCGGTCGGCTCGGGCGACTCACGCACGCCGAACAGGACGACGAAGAAGCAGATCACGATCATGACGGCGGGCACCAGCAGCACGACCGACAGGGGCAGGGCGTCCACGAGCGCGCCTCCGACGAGGGCACCGATGATCGCACCGGATTCCAGCGCCGCGACGAGGAAGCCCGCCGCACGTGCCGTGATGGTCGAGCGCCCCTCCATCCGTCGCGCCCGCGACCAGATGAGCGCGATCTCCAGCGGCAGCCAGACCACGTAGAAGCCCATGAGCGCCCAGCCGACGAGGAACACCGCGAAGGAGTCGGTGAACGGCAGGACGAAGGATGCTGCAGCCGTGATCGCGGTCGAGATCAGCAGCATCCGCTTGTGCCCGATCATGTCGCCGAGCTTGGCGAAGGCGGGCACCACGAGCGCGGACAGCATCAGCTGCGTGCCCTCGAGCCAGTTCACATCGGCGTCGTGGATGTCCAGATGCCGGGCGATGTCGGTGAGCATCGGCGTGTAATAGCCCTGCAGAACGCCGCTGGTGAACTCCACGAACGCCAGAAAGCCCACGACACCGGCGAGGGTGCCGATGGACACGCGGGTGGCGGTCGTGGGAGCGCCCGCGGCGGTGGCGCGGACGAAAACGGCTCGGCGGGGCATCATGCGCGCTCCTTTGCGGGCGGGATCTTCACGGCCGGCGGCGTGCAGGCTGGGTGCCTGCAGGGCGGGCCGGCTGTGGAGCCGGCGGTCGGGTGGGATCACTCTAACTGCTCGATGAGCGCGCGGTGGAATCGCTCGCCGCGCTCGAGAGACGAGATCTCGACCCGCTCATCGACGCCGTGGATGCTGGCACGCTGCGCAGCCGACATCTTCAGCGGAGCGAACCGGTACACCGCGGGTGCGAACCGGTGGAAGTGGCGGGCGTCGCTGGCCTGCATCATGATGTACGGCACCGCTGCGGCATCCGGATACGACACGTGCAGGGCCGCTGCCACCGCGGCGAACGCATCGTTGTCGGTGCGGGATTCGGGGGAGGGATCCGACCCTTCCAGCAGCGTGACGTCGACCTTCGCGTCGGCGATGCGTCGACGCACACGCCGCAGGGTCGATGCGACCGTCTCGCCGACCGCCACACGCAGATTGACGGTCGCCGACGCCTGCGACGGCAGCACGTTGGCCGCGGTGCCGCCCGCGAGCATCGTCGCAGCCACGGTGGTGCGCACGAACGCCGCCGTCTCACCGCCGAGGGCTGCGAACACTCGCGCCGACAGCCACGGCCAGCCGGCCAGAATGCGGTAGAGCAGACGCGCCGGCCCCGATGCGGTGTCGGCGAAGGCGCTCAGCATGCGCGAGATGGCCGTCGGGGTGCGAGGGCGGAAGGTGCCGGCATCCAATCGGTCGACCGCGCGTGCCACGCGCCGCACGGCGGTCATCGACGGGGGAGCCGATGCGTGACCGCCCTCGCCCCGGGCGCTCAGTCGAATCGTCATGACGCCCTTCTCGGCCAGACCGATCATCCCCGCCTCGCGTGTGACGAACGGCAGAGGGGCATCGACGACCGCGCCGCCCTCGTCGAGCACGAGCCAGGGGATCTCATCGCGGGACTGGAAGGATGCCGCGATCTCGCGCGCGGCGGCCCCGTAGGTCTCTTCATTGCCGCCGAAAGACAGGCACACGTCGCGAGCGGGAGTGAAGCCCGCGGCCAGCAGGTTCTCGACGGCTTCGAGGATGACGATCAGCGGACCCTTGTCGTCGAGGGTGCCGCGTCCGTAGACCCAGTCGCCGTCGACGTGACCGTCGAACGGCGGATGCGTCCACGGGTCGGACTCGTCGACGGGGACCACATCGAAATGCGCCATGAGCACGAGGGGGCCGCCGGCGCCGGGGTGCCCACGCCAGCGCAGCAGCAGCCCCAGATCCGTGTGCCGCGTGAGCTCGAGGTGCTCGTGCACAAGCGGATACAGGTCGTGCAGCAGCGCGATGAGCTCGTCGAAGGGCTGCATGCCGCGTTCGTCGAGCTCAGCTGACACGGTGGGGATGCGGATCAGCTGCGACAGCCGGTCGGCGATGCCGGGGCGGGGGATGACCTGTTCTGTCATCGCGCCGTGAACCGGGCCTCGACCGCTGCCGAGACAGTGATGTCGTCGGGACGGAAGTCGAGTGCGGGGGATGCCGCGGCGCTGTCGAAGGACGTCTTGGCCATCCGCAGCACGGGCGGTGGAGCATCGTGCCCGAGCAGGCTGAGGTCGGCGATCTCGACCGGTGCGACCTCGGTCAGACCGAGCGCGTGCGCGTATGCGGTGGCGCGTTCGACGGCGGCACGCACCGCTGTGGCGGCGACCTCTCGCTCGAGCTCAGCCTCGGTCGCGCGCGTGAGACGCCACGTGATCTCGCCGACCTGGACGCCGTCACGCTCGGCGACCTCGCTGAGCCACCAGCTCAGTGCGGGGAAGTCGGTGAAGGTCGCCGTGAACCCGACCGTCGCATGGTGCACGACAGCCAAACGTTTGCCATCGGCGTTCCACGGGCGCTCGGCCCACACCGACGCGCGCCCGCTCGTCCATTCGGCGAGGCCCCCGGCATCCTTGCGTGCTGCGAGGTCATCGCGGATGGGTGCCGTCAACGTGGCGATGCGCTCGACGACGGCGCCGCGCTCGGGACCCTCGCTGTGCACGGACACGTGCGCGACGGCTTCTTCTGGTGCGTGCACGGCTTCGTGCTCACCGCGGACGGTGATGGTGACCTCGGACATGGCTCCGAGCCTAAGCCGCTGTCTCATCGTTCGTCGCGCCCCGTCGTGCCTGGGGCGCGTGTCGTGCGGCGAGGGTAATCCGCCGAGCGGAGGACTCTCGCGGTCCCAGGAATACTCGTCTGAGCGGAATCCCCTCATCTGGAGAGGAGGACGCCGGTGACCGGCAAGGTCAGCGCGGTGTCATCGGAAGGTTATGTCGCGTCCTCAGCACCCCACTGTGAGAGCGCGAGAATGGCCTCACGCAACGCACGCCCGCGATCGGTCAGCGCATATGCCCGTGTGTTGTGCCGGAGTGGCAGGCGAGACAGAACGCCGGCCGCTTCGAGTTCGCGCAGGCGGATCGTGAGCATGTTCGTCGGCACGCCGAGTTCACGCTGCAGGTCACCGTAGCGCTGCGGTCCGCCGAGAAGCTGCTCCACGATGAGCAGAGCCCAGCGTGCCCCGACGATGTCGAGGGCTGCGGCGAGGTCGCTCACGCGGTCGCGGCGGCGTCGGGCTTCATCCAGAACGGCGAATAGTGGTAGCCGTCGAGGTCGTCGAACTGGCGCTGATACATGAACGGGTAGTCATCGGTATCGCCGATCCGTCCGCCGGCGGCTCCCGCGCGCTCGATGAGTTCGTCGACGGCTTGGCGGCTGCCGAGGTCGAACGAGACCGTGATCTTCGACGGCGTGTCGGCCCCGCCGACCAGCTCGTCGGTGCCGCCGACGCTGGCGTACATCTCGCGGCTGCCGAGCATGACGTACTGCTCGGGCGCGATCGCGAAGCACGACACGTTGTGATCGGACATCTCGGCGTTGAGGGTCCAGCCGAGCGCGGTGTAGAAGCCGGTCGAGCGCTGGACGTTCTCGACCGGACAGGTGATGAAGAGGCTCATGTGCCGATACTTGCAAAATGCAAGTGAGGTGTCAAGAACCTGTCCCGAGAGACAGGAATGCCGGATGCTGCGGATCCGTTGTAAGCTGTGATGCTCGGGTGTGCACAGCATCCGATTGGCAACTCCACACGGTGACAGCGGCCGCTCCACTCGGAGCATGCACGGGGATGATCGGTTTCGACGTCGCCTGTCTATTCACGAGAAGCGGGCCGAGGACGCAGGGTTATCTCGCAAACGATCCCTGCAAAACAATAAGTGCCAATGCAAAGCGCACTGACTTCGCCCTCGCTGCGTAAGCGAGCCCGATAGTCCGTCAGACCGTATGTGATTCCGGTACGGATCCTGGCGTCATCTAGGAATCTCGCTGTGCGGCGGCGTCTGGACGCCGTACGGGACTCTTCCCAGGCTGGGCCTGTCGACTTAGGTGTCTGTGACAAAGGTCGGGGCCGAGCAGAACTTCTTCACAGACTGCGCCCGGAGAAGGCGTGGAGATTCAGTGACGGACGGGGGTTCGATTCCCCCCATCTCCACCGAGCCGTTGTCACAGAGAGGGTCAGAAACCCGCGGAATCACGCGGATTTCTGGCCCTCTTCCTTGCTCGGACTCGGCGTCGATTCCCGATTTGCCCACAATTTGCCCACACGCCCGAGGCTTGCCCACAGTCATACCTGAATGATGCGGCTGACGTCGGCGGCGAGCGCACCCTGGTTGAGGCGGGCGGCGACGTCGGCCAGGTCGTCCTCGAACAGGTCGGCGTACGTGTCGAGCGTCATCGCTGCGGACTTGTGGCCGAGCATCCGCTGCACCGCCTTCACATTGGCGCCGGACGAGATCGCCAGGCTCGCGGCCGTGTGCCGGAGATCGTGCGGCGTGAGCCGCTCGATGCCTGAGCGTTCGAGCGCTGCGGCGAACCACGACGTGGTCCCGACGCTGGTCTTCGCCCGTCGGAGGTGGTTGCCCTCGGCATCGGTGAACACGAGGTCGTCTGGACCCCTGCCGGTGCACATCTCTTGGAGAGGCTGCTCGAGGAACTCGGGGAAGGGCACGATCCGTCGCTCCCAGTTCTTCGGAGCGCCGAGGACGATGCGTCCTTCGACCTCGACGGCGGCACGATTGACCTGGATACGCTGCCGGTCGAAGTTGATGTCGCGGACGTGCATGCCGATCGCCTCGCTCCATCGAAGGCCGCAGTAGGCGAGGACGAGGATCAGCGTGCGGTAGGTCGACGTGCTCGCTGCTTCGGCGAGGCGGACGACCTCGGCGTGCGTCAGGTAGCGTCGCGGCTTCTCGGAGCGCTTGGTCGGCAGGTTCTGGGCACCGCGAGCGACGTTGCGGGGAATTCGCCCGTCACGAACGGCGGTATCGAGGATGCCGGCGAGCACGCCGAGCGCGCGATAGACGACCGTCGCCGAGCGCGGCTTGCCGGCGACGCCGCTGCTCTTCGTGCGATTCGTCGGCGCCGTGCCTTCGGAGAGTTCCCGGATCCACTGCTCGACCTGTGAAGCGCGGATGTCACCGATGCGGGTGTCTCCCCATCGAGGGCGGACGTAGACGCGCCACGAGGTTTCCAGCGAGCTGTACGACGACGCCTTGAGGGAGTGGCGCTTGTTGCGCATCCACTCGGTGCCGAGGTCGCCGACGGCGGCTCGCGCCGCGGACGGATCGGTGTACGAGCCGTCGGTGCGGGCGACTTCGGTCCGGGCGAGGAAGATCTCGGCCTCGCGCTTGGTCCGAAACCCGCGCTTCTCGACCTGGCGATGGGTGCTGTCGTCGCGCCAGCGAACACGGTAGCGGCGGCCGGCCGCCGCCTGATACGCCGTGATGCTGCCCATGATGCGCCTCGGGATCAGGGTAGAGCTTCTTCGGCATCTGGCGCGATGGAAGCCATGCGCGTGAGATCGATCCGGAGTCGGGTGAAAGGTCTATATACTGCTCTATACAAACCGGGAGAGGAGGAGTCATGACGGTCACGTCAATCGATATCGACCCGAACGCGCTGCGCCAAGCGAAAGAGCTCGCCGGCACGACCTCCAATCGCGAGACGGTGGATCTCGCCCTGCGCACTCTCATCGCCGTCCGTCGCCAGCCGGCGGCCGTCGAGCGGATTATCGCCCGTACGTTCGAGCCCAACCAGATCGACGCACCGACGATTCCGCCGGCGACGGCGATTGCCGGCCAGTGACGACCTACCTCGTCGACAACAGCATCTGGCAGAAGGCCGCAACGAGCGAAGCGATTGCGACAAGACTCCGGGAGCTCTCACCCAGTCACCTGATCATCACCTGCCCGCCGCAAGTTCTCGAGTACTGCCATTCGGCCCGGACCCCGCTGGAGTACCAAGAACTCCGCGCGGACATGGAGCAGCTACTGCCCGCATGGGAGCACCCCGACGAGCAGCGAGCCCTGGACGTCCAGCAGGCGCTGTGGGACACCGGGCTCATGCGCGCGGCAG encodes the following:
- a CDS encoding VOC family protein, which encodes MSLFITCPVENVQRSTGFYTALGWTLNAEMSDHNVSCFAIAPEQYVMLGSREMYASVGGTDELVGGADTPSKITVSFDLGSRQAVDELIERAGAAGGRIGDTDDYPFMYQRQFDDLDGYHYSPFWMKPDAAATA
- a CDS encoding PIN domain-containing protein — translated: MTTYLVDNSIWQKAATSEAIATRLRELSPSHLIITCPPQVLEYCHSARTPLEYQELRADMEQLLPAWEHPDEQRALDVQQALWDTGLMRAAAAFDCLIAAYAVVNDAVILNSDHDFEFIEIATQGAVRQEYVAA
- the smpB gene encoding SsrA-binding protein SmpB — its product is MPKERGEKVVATNRRARHDYTIEKTYEAGLVLTGTEVKSLREGRANLTDGYAYIDGGEAFLDAVNIPQYVQGNWTNHAAKRTRKLLLHKEEIVRLSHAVSAGGYTLVPLKLYFSDGRAKVEIAVAKGKREYDKRQTLREKQDKREAERAMRTRNRMGD
- a CDS encoding M20/M25/M40 family metallo-hydrolase; amino-acid sequence: MTEQVIPRPGIADRLSQLIRIPTVSAELDERGMQPFDELIALLHDLYPLVHEHLELTRHTDLGLLLRWRGHPGAGGPLVLMAHFDVVPVDESDPWTHPPFDGHVDGDWVYGRGTLDDKGPLIVILEAVENLLAAGFTPARDVCLSFGGNEETYGAAAREIAASFQSRDEIPWLVLDEGGAVVDAPLPFVTREAGMIGLAEKGVMTIRLSARGEGGHASAPPSMTAVRRVARAVDRLDAGTFRPRTPTAISRMLSAFADTASGPARLLYRILAGWPWLSARVFAALGGETAAFVRTTVAATMLAGGTAANVLPSQASATVNLRVAVGETVASTLRRVRRRIADAKVDVTLLEGSDPSPESRTDNDAFAAVAAALHVSYPDAAAVPYIMMQASDARHFHRFAPAVYRFAPLKMSAAQRASIHGVDERVEISSLERGERFHRALIEQLE
- a CDS encoding tyrosine-type recombinase/integrase; the protein is MGSITAYQAAAGRRYRVRWRDDSTHRQVEKRGFRTKREAEIFLARTEVARTDGSYTDPSAARAAVGDLGTEWMRNKRHSLKASSYSSLETSWRVYVRPRWGDTRIGDIRASQVEQWIRELSEGTAPTNRTKSSGVAGKPRSATVVYRALGVLAGILDTAVRDGRIPRNVARGAQNLPTKRSEKPRRYLTHAEVVRLAEAASTSTYRTLILVLAYCGLRWSEAIGMHVRDINFDRQRIQVNRAAVEVEGRIVLGAPKNWERRIVPFPEFLEQPLQEMCTGRGPDDLVFTDAEGNHLRRAKTSVGTTSWFAAALERSGIERLTPHDLRHTAASLAISSGANVKAVQRMLGHKSAAMTLDTYADLFEDDLADVAARLNQGALAADVSRIIQV
- the ftsE gene encoding cell division ATP-binding protein FtsE, coding for MIRFEHVTKRYRGTSKPALHDVDFEVQRAEFVFLVGPSGSGKSTCLRMILREETPSEGRVVVLGRDLRALSSRKVPYFRRHIGAVFQDFRLLPAKTIFQNVAFALQVIGSSRAFIRQAVPEALALVGLQDMGKRLPHELSGGEQQRVAIARAIVNRPQILLADEPTGNLDPATSVDIMRLLARINATGTTVVMATHEAGFVDEMKRRVIELHEGDMVRDERHGGYGDTSSLPSLAPAPERGAASVAALTAVLEVHRETVTPGPAAASAAASERDAAAAAPAQPEPARPEPARPQPAKPQKVETSAPAVPDVSDAPAADTENDTAPGVPTLPGMDVDLDELGLADRLGLRDGDGDEEVGPTR
- a CDS encoding type II toxin-antitoxin system VapB family antitoxin — its product is MTVTSIDIDPNALRQAKELAGTTSNRETVDLALRTLIAVRRQPAAVERIIARTFEPNQIDAPTIPPATAIAGQ
- a CDS encoding MFS transporter, which codes for MPRRAVFVRATAAGAPTTATRVSIGTLAGVVGFLAFVEFTSGVLQGYYTPMLTDIARHLDIHDADVNWLEGTQLMLSALVVPAFAKLGDMIGHKRMLLISTAITAAASFVLPFTDSFAVFLVGWALMGFYVVWLPLEIALIWSRARRMEGRSTITARAAGFLVAALESGAIIGALVGGALVDALPLSVVLLVPAVMIVICFFVVLFGVRESPEPTGGVFDTVGVVLISIALIAFTGGLSLLRLNGPGDLLSWIVVLLGIALVVPFVLWELRQDDPLIDVRMFRSPALGPVFLTAGLFGVSVLGAQAPLSTFARTDPAVYGYGLGTSGFATSLIIGIYLIAMIAGALAFPLAARLISPRITLIVAAVLVGVGFLLFVPLHAAYLQVIVNMVIVGIGSGALVAALPAAAASAAAHTQTGVATGLTNSVKTVGGAIASCVFGIALLQGVTHAGGADSTAGSFAGYVTVWVVCGATALVAAVLLLVVPKTAFSDQHTGHADTRDAEPIV
- a CDS encoding SIMPL domain-containing protein — protein: MSEVTITVRGEHEAVHAPEEAVAHVSVHSEGPERGAVVERIATLTAPIRDDLAARKDAGGLAEWTSGRASVWAERPWNADGKRLAVVHHATVGFTATFTDFPALSWWLSEVAERDGVQVGEITWRLTRATEAELEREVAATAVRAAVERATAYAHALGLTEVAPVEIADLSLLGHDAPPPVLRMAKTSFDSAAASPALDFRPDDITVSAAVEARFTAR
- a CDS encoding winged helix-turn-helix transcriptional regulator, whose translation is MSDLAAALDIVGARWALLIVEQLLGGPQRYGDLQRELGVPTNMLTIRLRELEAAGVLSRLPLRHNTRAYALTDRGRALREAILALSQWGAEDAT
- the ftsX gene encoding permease-like cell division protein FtsX; the encoded protein is MRAGLIFGEALNGLRRNASMVISIVLVTFVSLTFVGAAILMQAQIGTMRDFWTGRAQVQVSMCVDGAREATCDQGAATKAQIEAVRERLDTGGLKPLISKYRFETPEQAYKNALELLGSDYKDILSPSQFGASFYINLVDPENSAVITEAFSGKKGVQTVQDQMKLLQPLFSALTVATYIAVGIAGLMLVAAVLLIATTIRLSAYARRRELRIMRLVGASNRFIQTPFILEGVLAALIGSVLAGVAVWAGVQFGVHGYLRSRVDFITTWVDMRDVAYVVPILIVIGVVLAAVSAGFAIRRWLRA
- the prfB gene encoding peptide chain release factor 2, translating into MLELDLSTDIHALRSTFAEIKAVADVPALQADIQRLSAEAGAPDLWDDVEKAQKVTSALSHRQADLKRVTEIEQRLDDLEVLVELAVELEDEDSAAEARRELADLDETIGQLEVQTLLDGEYDDRAAVVTIRSGAGGDDATDFAEMLMRMYLRWAERHKYPVKVMDTSYAEGAGIKSATFEIDAPYAYGTLSVEAGTHRLARISPFGSADKRQTSFAAVEVIPVMEEAVEVEIPETDIRVDVFRSSGPGGQSVNTTDSAVRLTHIPTGIVVSMQNEKSQIQNRAAAMRVLQTRLLLLKREEEAAKKKELAGTITASWGDQMRSYFLYGQQLVKDLRTGYEVGNPAPVFDGDLDGFIAAGIRWRKRKDDD